In the Sorghum bicolor cultivar BTx623 chromosome 4, Sorghum_bicolor_NCBIv3, whole genome shotgun sequence genome, GAGGAAATAGATTAGGATTCCCTTGTCCGTGTAAAGTATCATATCACTATTCGGTATCTAGGCCGCACAAATATAGAATCAAATGTAGATTCCAGATCCTTCCAAAACAGTCCCTcatcaaaaaaataaacaagGTCACTAATAATACAAAAGATTTTGTCACTAAATTGTTGATGTAGTATTGattacaaaaaaatattttaatcaaaATCAATCATTAGTCCATGAAATAAATCTTGATCAGTTTGTTGTGGTTTATTATCTAATCcagtttaaataaataaatgtatttatagaatcattgatgatgactgccATGTAAAAAATCAAGAAAGGTCTCTCGCCATAATCATCATCACACAAACCAATTCTTGACACACCGACAAATAACTCCTTGTGGACTATAATTAAAATTTTATGGGTCCTGAAATAAATTATAAATTTTCAAGTTTTATAGAAAGAATAAATTATAAATAGAAATTATATCACTACGGTCCCTTCCCATTAAGGTTTGAAagttttttctcccgttgcaacacaggcctaattaattattaaagtccattagtaaataaatacaTGGTCTTTGGGATTTATTATGATTATTGCAAATGGGCTTTGACGCTGGAAAAAATAgtaagagatttattattttcggaattaattattttcattgataaaataattctagaaaagtctagaattagtagttaagccacgaaaaatactctgaaagctccgaaaattcgggaaaaattctcagagatattatagaacatggagaacccaaataaagtttttggagGTCATGGTAAGATTGTTTggtgcatctaaaaattagatcttGCTtagagaaaagtgagaacagaagatggaaaaattTCTGAAAAGTttatagagattgcttgatggacgagaaactaaaagaagtgatttgggtgacaaagaaaagattttaggaagcttctAATAAAAAGTTGAGccgagaaacaaggaatttggttatagataaagataaagacgtaccgatcaaggaagatcgttctactaaacatattttaaaaactttgctcactctcaACACACAATCAAGTAACATTACATTAAatcttatgcaccagcatgtatgcacaacagcgttgttaaaccctatgatgaattttaattttttttaaaaaaaaatattttcctatattttcatgagcacaaaacacAAAATTAAATTGTTTTTCATCTATTTCCGAAAGAGGAAAATaggaaaatttagggtgttacacgacTGGTCGTTTGGAATTTTGTTGAAAAGTTCATCTATTTTGTTTCTTCTATGATCCCATCGAAAGTCTTCTTTTGCGTCCGGTCAAAGGTAGCTCGACATCTCCTCCAATAGTTGTGGATGGATCCATTTTGGTGTATATTTCGAATTTGGTCAATAATGCACCAATTTTGTAAAATTGCTCAAGCCTCCTTTGTAAAGGTACAATCCTTGCATAGGTGTTGTGGTGTTTCCGGTAGCAGTCTACAAAGCTTGCAAATGGGATCGTTTAGCCATCCCTTTTAATCAGGTTATTAGCCGTTGTGATCTTGCGGTGAAGTAGTGtccaagcaaaaaaaaaagcattTCTGCTCTGTTCGTGCTCTCCAGATTGGTGTTAGCCTCAGCTTGCTGTAGCTGTAGGTTCCTATAAATTGCACTTTGTAAGCGCTGCTTGTCGTGTATTCTCCATCCACTATTCATTGCCATCTTATTGCATTTTCGATCTCGTTGTTCAACAAAATTTGATGTATGGCGCGGCTTCCCATAGCTCCACATGTTCTACTATATTCTTCTCCGGTCACAATGGGTAGCAATGCTCTATCCACTAGCTTGTTGCCAATGAGAGCCTGCCCTTATGTACActaattttctttcttttgcacTTGGCAAATAACCTGGCGACTATGCTTTTGGCTGTCCGACCATTGATCCAGCCGGAGGTCCAAAAAAAACAACGAGTGACCATTGCCCATCGGTTGACTACAGTGGAAGCAATGAAAACTTTCATATATCAATTTTATCGCATGGTATGTCTAGTTTGTTCCAGGCTCGATGCTTGTGCGTCCACTTGAACCAAAGCCATCGCACAGTATGAGTGCTCTTGCAAATCTCTCTAGATCCAGTATTCACGGCCCCGTTTTCCTTTAGGAGATAACTAGTCGGTCAGTTTATGAGAGAATGGCCGTCCTTGACATTTTCAGGTGCTTCACCTCGCCATAGGAAACTTCTTCTAATTTTGTGGATCCTCTTTAGTAACCATCTTTTGTGCTGATAAGGCTATGAGATGATGAATGGGTTGAGAAGCGTGAGAACTGTTTTCACTAACGTTTCTCTTCTTGCAGTCAATAACAGCTTGCACTATAGGAAAACtgggctttgccgactgctaaaATCCTTTACCACCTACCAAAGGCAGGGCAGTCGGCaaatattttctttgccgaCCGCTCCTAAAAGTAGTCGGCAAAGGATTCTTTGTCGACTGTCCAATTatcctggcaggtggcaaagaaaagCAGTTGGCAAAGacgttctttgccgactgcgtgGCAGGGTGGCAAAGAAAAGCTGGTGGCAAAGGTGGCTGCCTCgcaggtggcaaagaaaagCTGGTGGCAAAGGTGGCGGGATACTAATGGCGCCCATCACCGTCCCCTTTGCCAAGCCAGACCatcaggcagtcggcaaagataaaattttttatttttgaaatttgaatttagGTTTTGAACATTCGACGTCGTCACTTGCTCCAAACTtcctcaaacttttttcatagcctccacatgcaataAGAGTGAACCTTAAAAACTTTCGTGATTTTGTGAccctttttgctatattttgttaattaatttctttaattGTATTTTCCACCGCGGAATCCTACTTTGAACTGCAGGTACATCAAATAATGAAACTTAGTCATtcaaaaaaatgatattcatgttggaGAGTCTATTTTAAGGTCGTTTCCAGAAactcacccaaaattttgatgtCTTTATCCATGGAACATGACCATTCAGGTGTGGTATaggtgatttttaattatataaaattcaaacaaaGTCGGAAAATTACAAAACTTGacgaggtgtcatgttatcacatgtgaaGCCTATGATAAAAGTTTGAGAAAGTTTTAAGGAAGTTGCAACGTCGAATGTCCAAAACCCAAACACTTCGACTGAATATGTTTAAATTGATAGTTCTACCTAACATATTTTAGCTTAGGCAGCAACTATCTACTAAGTTATCCAAATCACTATTTGATTGAACGTTTCTTTTTCATGGTTTTCAGGAAGAGAATCAGTGGATACACAATATTGGAGAAGTGCTTGACCAAGGAGCATCATTCCACTGAGGTGGCTGTATTGCTTATTtgcggcatggaaagacaattGTTGGTTGTATGAATTAGTCTTATTTTTAAATTGCTTCACTATTAATatgtaaatatttatttatatagacATGGTTTATGTGTGCTATATATGTGGATTTGTGTGATATATATGTGGATCTGTGTGATATATGTGAATTCCAGTTATATAATCATATTTGTGATTTGATTGCTTTGATGCAAAACCGAGAAAACAAACCACAATTTTACTTATTCcagctttgccacctgccacgtGGAAAGCAGTTGGCAAAGCTGGAATCTCATGTACCATGGCAGCTTTGCCATCTGTCAATAAAGACAGTCGGCAAAAagtcctttgccacctgccaataaaggcagtcggcaaagaatttctggtttgaaaaaaattaaaacagcctttgccacctgcccatcaagacagtcggcaaagaaattctattataaaaaaataagaaaagccTTTGCCGACTATCGTGTGGCAGTCGGTAAACGGGATGTGCTCCGTCATCTCACAACGGCGTACGttccctttgccgactgccatactggcaggtggcaaaggctttgccgattgCTTTCcttttggcaggtggcaaaagtTTCTTTGCCGATGATTTCTTTGTCACGTGTTATTTGCCGACTGCCATGtgtaaagcagtcggcaaagcctttgctatCTGTTTTAGGACCTTTGCCGATTGCttttggcagtcggcaaagaagggAATTCCAGTAGTGTTGCCTTCCCATCCCGACAGCCTAGCATCTATATTGTCGATGAGAGATTGCACGTCGACTTTCGCAGTTTCCTTCGAGACCTTTTACAATGGTTGGATCGTTTCCCATCGCCTCCCATCGCTTTTGCTAAAAAACTTCTTTTTTGATTTAATTTGTAGAAGGGTAATAACATCATTGTATAAGGTTCTCTCAAACCCTAACCCCTATCAATGGGACACCGGCGGGTGGAATCCTAAGAagatttttaaaaaaacttatgAAGATTTTTTATCTAACTATAGTACCTGAATCATACACCCTAACTATGCTactcaaaatattatttttacaattataaaTTTACCTGTTTACCCttcattaaaaaaaaattaccaCTCCTCTATTTAGAGTCCTAATCCCTATAATTTCGGAGACTATGTGATGTCTATAGCCCACAGACCATAGACACACTTATCGCCTCTTATCACTTTTTATGTTCTGGATTCACCGACCATCGACACTTATCGCCTCTCATCGCTTTGCTCCCATCGCCTTTTATCACTTTTTATGTTCTGGATCCACCGACTATAAATACATCAATCGCTTCTCATTACCTTTTAACcattgtaaattataaaaagaatatttttacaatggtTGGAGAGGTGATGAGAAGCGATTTACGTGTCTATGGTCAGTGGGCCCAGTACATGGGAAGCGATGAAAGACAATGATAGTAAGGCGATGGGAGGCGATAGGTGTGTCTATGGTCGGTGGGCCATATGCGTCACGTCGCTTTCCATCGCCTTCGAAATTGAGGGGGATTAGGACCCCAAATAAAGGAATGGTAATTCCTTTTtcgtatttctttttttttgtgaagGGTAAAAGGGTAAATGCataattgcaaaaaaaaattgagtAATAAATGAAGTACTAGATGCAAATGTTTtttaattaaaagagagaactcGTCATAGGGTTCCAAACTCCCAATCGCTTGACTTGTTTGCGGCCATCCAAGCACGGCTGCGACGGCATGAGAGAgggagggcgagggcgagggcgacaGTGGCATGCGAGCGCGAGTCGAGGGAGCACGTAGATCCGGCGGCGAGAGGCAGTGGCAGGAGGTCAATCCGGACTGCCCCAACGCCGCCCACCCCTTCACGGATGCGGCGGCGTGAGAGAGGGAGGCGAGGGCAGCTGCGGCGGCGTGCGAGTGCGAGTCAAGGGAGCACGTAGATCCGACGGCGAGAGGCAGTGGCAGGCGGTCAATCCGGTATGCCCTAACGCCGCCAACCCGTTCGACCGCTGCGCCGAGTACTACCCCGTTCCCGTCCCCAAGGTGCCGCTACCGCCACGTGGGTACGAGGGGAGCACGCACAGTGACCCTGGCGCGACGCATCTCAGGCCGCGCCGCCGCGACAAGGGCGGCTCTGGCGGCCTCCCCCTCTACGTCTTCCATAAGCTCTCTATCTGCAATTCTGGATTTCGTCACTGGAACTCCTTGTCCATGAGCAAGTTTCGATCTTTGCGCGCTGCTCCTGAAAAATCCCATCTCTGTGCGTGCGTCTCGCAGTGCGCGAAGGTTCCAATGGCGACGGGAAGAAGGTGGATCCCCGCTGCCCCGATGCGCTCAACCCGTTCCACGTCTGCACCGACGCCTGCCTCGCCAAGATAGCCGTCGCCGGCGGCTCGTCGGAGGGCGCCAAGTCACCCATTTCACTCTTCTCGCACCACTCCCGCCGTTCCTCCTTGTCCTCAGAAGGTTGTTAACTTCATCACCCGTAATGGGGGCCTGTCTTGTTTTCTCCAGCAGCTTGTTGGTCCACTGCTGTAATAATTTTTGTGTTCTTTGGTTGTTGGTTGCATCAGAGGGTAGCTTGAAGTCCCCGAGGAGTAGGAAGGTGGATCCAAAGTGTCCGAATTCTGTTCCATGAATGTGTGACCATTGTGCCACCAAGATGCAGCAGACAGAGCAGCACAAGGGGTTCAATATCAAATCCCCACGCAGAAAAGGTAGAGCATCGTGTACTGATAGACTTAACCTGTTGATGTGAAATTCATGCATAACTAGTTCATGACATTGCAATTGTGTGGTGAATTGTGATGTTGATCCTCAGTTACAGTGGCTATCATCCAACAAATTCACGGACTATTAGAGATTTTACGAGTTGTTGTACATTGTAGGGGGATATTATGTTTGTATTAGGTGAGCAAGCAGATTTGAACCCTAATTTGTAGTAATCCAGATTTGAGCAAGCAGATAATTTTTTGTGAAAACTTTGGAGTGCTCTCATATGTCTAAATTGACAGCAATTGCCTATTGTCTTTTGATTCAACTCTTGTTTGTGTGAATGACCACCATATAGTGAAGTGTTGCTTTCATTTCACTAGGTTCATAATACTATAGAGTACATCCCTCTCTGACATGATAACAACCGTTCTTAGAGTATATTTTACATTTCCCCATTAAAATTGTGAATGACTTTAATGTTTGTAGTGCAGAGGTGATCCTAGACCACATCTGAGCTTCTCAATGAACTTGGGCTATCATCAGTTTGTGGGGCATACTTCCGCGCCCAAGCCGTCAGGCTCTGGCTCCAGGAGCTCAGGGCTGCCGTCATTGACGTCGACGCCCTGCTCGACCGTTTGGGTACCGTCACGGCCGTGTCTAGGCTAGCAGCCGCCGAGCAGTCGAGGAAGCGGAAGCGGCTTTGGCCCAGCGTCAAGCTCGGTCCGCGGCAGCGGTGGGAGCTGGATGACAAGATCGCCCAGATCAACGAACGCCTCGACATGATCGCCCAGATCAACGAACGCCTCAATATGATCAATGTGTTTGTAACAGTTGACTGCCGTCAATATTGTGTTTGTAACAGTTGACTACCGTCAATAATGTCGCATTTAACTCAAATCGCAGAAATAATGACAGCACTCTGGAAGCTTGCGTTCATCACGATAGCCCAATACAAAGAAGATGTGTGAGTAGGGGGTTCCAAGGGACTGTAACTTAAGACAAGAACAAGAAATTCTCTTCAGAGTGCCTTCATCAACACATATCTCACATTTCACAAAGTACTCTTTGTCTCCTTTATCCACCCTTCCAACAATATATGTCTGCAAATCATAGCCATCTAGGGGCTCTCTCATAAAACACTTCATGCCTGCTTTATGCTGAACTGCACCTTGGCAAAAACTCCTGGTGTGAACATTTTTGCAGCCTCTTTCTCAATAGTTGAAGCATCTGGTTGTAACATTGGCTCAGAATTCTCTGCATCAAAGTCCAGATGTGCTTCATTACTACGCAGCCGTGAAAGACAATGGTCAAAGTGTTGCACCAGCTCAAACAATGTCATTTTACGATCTAGATTTAGCTGAAGCCTAGAGTTCAGGCTCTCACTCCGCTGGTTGCTCCTCAGTCCTAAATAGCACTTACCAGCATGATACGCAGCACACCAGATTTCTCTCCTCTCATACATCTGATAAAGCCACGACTCTTGATCTGTAACGTTATGCTTATCCAAGAATTCTAGCCATTTCATCTCTAACTCTTCTATGGAGCAACAATCATAAAGGAAACACCTAAAATCATTCTTGACACCATCATCATGCAGATTACGCACAATGTTCTGCTCAATATGCATATGCATAGCCTATGAGATGAATTTGGCCACACCACCCTGATTGCTCTCTGCATAGCAAGGTCTCCATCAGTGATCACGGAAACCGGATGCTTCTGAGCCATGGCATCAGATAAAGTGCTAAGCAGCCACACATAAGACTCAATAGTCTCCTGAGCAACAATTCCACAAGCAAAAAGAACCGTACTGCCATGGTGATTCACTTCAACAAAAGGAACAAGAGGCAGGTTGTATCGGTTCGTTTTGTACGTGCTATCAAATACGACGACATCACCAAATGCTCTGTAATCAAGCCGACATTGACAGTCACACCAGATCAGTCCCTTCAGGTGCCCTTCCCCATCAGTCTTGTACTGGAAAAAGAAATCAGGATCTCTATGTTTGCATTCTGTCAGGTAACTGATGACTGTTTGAGCATCACCAGCGGCAACTGTCTCCAGCTTATTGCGATGGCAGAAATTGTACAGGTCCCTCATTGTATATCCAACCTTATCGTACCCACCGTACTGCTTTTGCACAATATCCATTATCTGGTGTTTGCGGATCCCAGAAATCTGCATCTCCAAAATCTCAGCTTTCTGATCATCGCTGATTCTTCTATGTGAACGCAGCACACAAGCAACGTCTGGTTCCGCCATCGGATGGTTGTGTCCACCGATGAAATCCTTCACATACCACTGCCCTGTGCTCTGATCTCGTGCAATCAGAAAGTTTAGCACGGCATCCAACACGAGTAATATTCCACGGTTTCCGCTTCTTACTCTCCCTCTTCAGCTCCTTCTCTTCCCGAAAACCTTCATGACTGCAGACAAACTTTCGAAGGGTAATCTCATTATGGCCATTGTCCCATTCACAGTAGCTTCTCCTCACACTAAATCCTTTCTCCTTAGCATAGTTGTTATAAAACTGAAATCCTTCTTCTTTATTACCAAACATCTGCCTAACAATTTCATTGTACTCCAGCAAAGAATCAAGACCCGACATTTCCTCCTGCATCAATTAACAACATTAAACAAATTAAAATTCCACAAACCAAACTAAAGAAATCAAACAAAGACATGGCCATAGCGGCGCAACAGAAAGCCTCGTGTCCATGTTaacattttcaattaaaaaaaataagtaTGCCATGCCGAAATAGTTGCATCATCATACAAGAGATCTCATGCTTAAATAATCAAGGTCCAAGACTCAAGTCGCAATAGTAGTGCTGAGTATAAACAAATACAAATAGTAACAAGGATAAAAAAAATTTACTCTAATACCTAAACTAACCGACCTGATAACAGTAATTAAAGAGCAAATTGAATTAAGTGCTGAGCAAGATGCATGAATGACTACTGTTGGTGGCTTGTCAGGCACTCTGCAACAAGTTCAAGCCAGGAGTATCAAGACAGAGATTAATCCCATTCTGAATCCCAGAGCTGCAGGCCCACAAGGGTCATTTAGATCTATTCCCTGGAATTACTGTCTGAACTGTCAACTATTTATGGTTTCAACTTTAATAGTTCTCTCAGCCTTGCAGTATAAAATTGTGCTGGACATATTCAACCTTGTCACATAATAGTCTTTCTGTGGCTAAACTGGGTGTGACATAATATTGCCAGCATGCCTTTGAGGCTTATTATGATGTGGcacaaaaggaaaacaaagtgagATGGCAAAATGATAGCGCTGAGTTAACAAATATTGGGCTGCAGGCATATCAATTATGACAATCTAATTAGCAACCAAGAAACAATAAAAATTTAATTTTGTTtctttacatggaacataaaaATGGTAAAAAAATCTGGACATTTATTGAAGTTGGTATAGTACAGGGAGCTTTAAAGTGGTAAGGTTCCAATAAAATTTGAGAGAGCTTCTTCCTCTCATGAGACTGGACAATCAAAACTAATGGATCTCGTTAACCAAACCAATCCCAAGAACCTTAATAGATCTCCTTTTCCTCTAGTGAATAAAATTAATAACTACCAGCAGTGTACTGCAATGTCAAAACCTGTAAACAAGGACAAAGCATCTAAACTTGTTTGCATTACACTACAGATGCAAAATTACTGGTTTATCTATACCAATTTTTCCTAAGATCGACATAAGAAATCAAATGCAAAACAAGTGCATACGAGAGGAACCTTGCTTCGCGAATGGTGCTCGATCAGATCCACTTCGGAGAGCTCCAGGGGGGGTGGGGGTCAACGGGTGAACAATGTCGACACGACGAGGATGGGGGCGAGCACTTCGACGGCGGGCACAGAGGCGACCAGCAGGGGCCAAGGCCGCCTCGGCGTCT is a window encoding:
- the LOC8073782 gene encoding protein FAR1-RELATED SEQUENCE 5, producing the protein MAEPDVACVLRSHRRISDDQKAEILEMQISGIRKHQIMDIVQKQYGGYDKVGYTMRDLYNFCHRNKLETVAAGDAQTVISYLTECKHRDPDFFFQYKTDGEGHLKGLIWCDCQCRLDYRAFGDVVVFDSTYKTNRYNLPLVPFVEVNHHGSTVLFACGIVAQETIESYVWLLSTLSDAMAQKHPVSVITDGDLAMQRAIRVVWPNSSHRLCICILSRTLCVICMMMVSRMILGVSFMIVAP